The following nucleotide sequence is from Zea mays cultivar B73 chromosome 1, Zm-B73-REFERENCE-NAM-5.0, whole genome shotgun sequence.
ATCGATACCCTTTTTGAACTCTTCTAACCAAGAATCGCTGCATGCAAGagtaattgcattgatgttggtgTTATATGTAGGAAGTTTGGATTGGACATGGATGTTAGTGGAACCCCACATATTTAATGCTTAAGAACTTGCTACCTCACAAGAGTACTTTTAGTTAATTTATTGAGGCTCAATACCCTGGCCCAAAGGTAGAGGGGGTTCTTTCATTTCTATGACCACTAAAATATTGGCATTTCTTGAACTGTTTTATGACTCATCAATTGTATTGTTTTGTGCGTACTATCCTGCTATCCAATTTATTGTTCACCACATTGTTAAGATTCACCTAAAGAGGTATCGAACTAATGAATATATTAGACATGTGATTAACAAAAATAATATAAAAATTCTAGATATCCATACCTAATCTTTATGCTATTGCATTCATCTTGGACCCAAGAGCTAAaattagggggtgtttgaatgtactagagctaatagttagtggctgAAATTAGCTGGAGACATCCAAATTATACACcttagctaatagttcagctattagctatatttagtaaattagttaatagttagctagctatttgTTAGTTAGCTAATTCCATTAGCAATTTTTAGTCACTatttattagctctagtgcattcaaacacccccttaaagGTTTTACCAAAATTCTTAGGAAGTTAACTTCTCTTACAGATACATATTATACTAATAAGTTGATGGATACTAGAACTCTACTTGTCAAACTATACAATAAGTATGATGCATTATATGACTCTATTAGGTTCAAAAAGGGTGTCCCTCTAACTCTATTTGGTGAAAAAAACAATATTTTGGGATAAAATTTATGATGATGATGTATGCAATAAGTCTTGCTTCAACAATTAGATGTTCTACCCTCCATCCTAATCTTGATCTATCTAGGACTATAGGCAATAAGTCCTGCTTCTGCCTCTAATGGTGGTTCTGAACTTGCAGCCAACTTGACATAATCACCAGTTAGATGATAACTTCAATATCACCAGTTAGATGATAACTTCAATATCACCGCCGCAACTTGCAGCCAGGGTAAgcgcgccgccgctgccggcgGTCTAAATCGGACACTGCCCTGCGCTGGACCCACTGCACACGGAAGAAGATGGAGCTGATCGCGTAACAAGTGAATGAGAGTATATATATATGACGCTAGTGGTACAAGTGAGCTTAGCTTCTTCGTTACACACAGGGGCTACATGGAAGAATGGAGATTCAGGGCATGCAGCTCCTGCCTAGTGCctacagctagctagctagctagtattGCGCTACACCTTTTGACACCATGACACTATCATCACCACATACACACACTGAACAGCATCTAGCAACTACAGGAACTGATTGTGAGCTATAGATAGAGGAAACTAGCTAGAGAGATGTGCCGACGAGCTGTAGCAGTACAAGTACAGCAGTCCTCTCCTAAGCACCCCCCCTACCATGGACCTCCGATCCTAATAATAAGCTGCTGTATGTGATCGATCCAAGCCAAAACCACTTGGCTCTGCACCTAGCTAGCTACCGCTGCTACACGACCTGTACTACTACTACGACTAGCACCTGCCAGACGAAGGTAGCTACTATCTCTTCTTGGGCTCCGGGCAGGCCACCCTCCGGCGCTTCTTCTgggcggacggcggcggcggtggcggcgccgCGGGGCGCGGGCGCCAGAAGAGGCGCTCCAGCTCCTCCAGCCGCAGACTGAACACCTCCACCTCGAACAGGCGCTTCCGGCACGGCGCGGGGGCCGCGGGCGCCCGCGGCTTCCGCGGCGCCGGCGGGCAGGTCCCCGGCGGCCTCACCTGGCTCTCCCCGCCCGTCGGCGTCCGGCAGCGGTAGTCCTCCTCCTCCTGCTGCGACACGGTTGCGGCGGCGCTCTCCTCGGCCACTGCTCccaccgccgcccctgccccgggcAGCAGGAGCGGCGAGCTGCACGGCGAGAACGCCGGCGGCGCTGGCTTGTAGAACTCCGGCGACGCAGACATGGCGGGTATGGGGAGGCTTCAGGCTTGTGTGTGCGCGCGCGCGCTAGCTGGTTCTTTCTTGAGAGAAGAGAAGGGAAGAGGGCGGTGTGTCGTGGTGAGTGTGGAGTGGAGGAAATGAAGCGgccggcgggcgggcgggcggtagGTTGCTTGAGACACTTGGTTACTTCTCCTCCCTCCCTGTCTCGCTTGGCCTTGGCCTTTGCCTGGGGATATGGTCTGCTTTTGGGAGGAAGGACCCTTTGTTTCGGCCCTTTTGTATCGGGCGGGTGTCGTTTTGTACCCAGCACGTTGGAATGATCCCGTTATTGCGTTTAGGTCCTTGGCGAGCGATAGGCCCCCACCCCAAAATCGTGCACAGTGCACGCAGCACACATGATGGCATCATGCTACGGATACTCCTCCCCACTGGGCCACCACTCGCTCGCTTCAATTATTAGGCTCAATACAATACAATGCAGGGCTCAGCGAAAATCTCTAGCCCGAATCTCACGGTACTAAAGTATTGTACTAAAAACGCTTACATTCCTATAGCATCGTGTTTGCACGACCGCACCTGCCCAAAGTCATCATCACAGCATCCCCTTCTTCTTCCTTGGGCACCTTGGAAAGGTAGCCTTTCACTCCAGATCTCCTTAAAAAAACGTAATCTCGATCATCGGTCGTCATACTCATCCGTGACGGAttaaaaagatcaaaggaaagggcTACTTAAGGTCCTCTTTGcttcagcttatagattatataatctggattataatctaaattatataatccagattaaaaTATAAATAGATTATAATCTGTATGAAGCTGTTTGGTAGTCTAGATTATATAAATGTAGATTATTCACAAAGAGAACAGTACTCTTGTCTGTTTATTTGAGGTGAGTAAAGAAGGATGtcatatattgtaatttctatttacataaccatAGGTAGTGGGTCTTTTACCaaaaaataatctcaaataagctacgCTTGAGGAGATTGTGAGATTACCATAATCTGggttttagattatataatctgaacctATAATCTAGGTGTTTATTTACCTACTGGATTTTTtgcgctggattatataatctaaagagATTATAATCCGAAACAAACATGGCATAAGTCGATCAACCGTGTGACACTTCTAGTGACTTCTAGTGATCTGACAGTATACAACTGGTACTTTGTAGTAGTCAACCTGATCGATTAGCCACCGCCACCTACCAGCCTAAAGCCTAGGCTCGACCACATACGTCTGACTGTGCCATGCCATGTAGGAGATGGAGGGTGTTGGTCATTTGTTCTCAAATATTGTGAATTAAGAATAAGAAAACACAATTGTTAAATATTAGGGACCTTCGtctttcaaagcattatctcctcatggatataatgatcatcagacgaaggtcatgaaagacataccttcattgtTTAATAGATGAACAAGAATGCAAAGAGACGAAAACAACAAGTGTATCTCATTGACTCATTCATATTTCCATTCCACAAAACATGTATGAGTATTGAGAAGATTTACATTACAGTGATacattcggcttgctcgaaggcgttAATGCGAGAGagattacaaatcagcgtgaacagtacggtattactgttcatctatttacaggcacgggacgtagcccgggtaaaagtacatttatgtccctgacatttacttatgATCGTAATATAAGTCATTGAGGATTAAGTAGTCCTTTTCCCCTTCGGTCAACATCATCATCATGCTTCATCACCATTACAAGCCGAAGCTGTTAATCTAGCAAAGCTTCGACGTTTATTCTTATCATCCTAAAATCATATATTCATCTCGTATGCCTTCATCATGAGGAAAAGACTTTCATCGTGAAGACAAAACTCCATGTAATAGCTTAtactgaaaacaaatggttaattatatttttgaggaccttcgaaagatgaaGGACCCCAACAGAGGGCAACCGTCGGACAAACAGTGACGAGCCGACAACTAATAGGTAGCACAGAAGTCAGACATCGGGTGGCTAGCACTACCGGAATCACgttatttgccgagtgtctaagacactcggcaaaggctattttacactcggcaaatattttaccggcaaagagttctttgtcgagtacttttttcggacactcggtaaagactttgccgagtgtcaaaaaatactcggcaaattaagaatcgaaaaaataaaaaaaatagcaaaacatttttttaaattataggaacaactctccaaccctaaCTATTACCTTATCTATTGctctatcatttttcactattattttgaatcaaagttatatgttttgtgaatggtgagataatatcgaaaagcactcggcaaagaaaaacactcggcaaattaacaatcgaaaaaaataaaaaacatagcaaaacatttttttaaattttaggaacaactctccaacactacctattgccctatcatttttcactattattttgaatcaaagttATATGTTTTGTGAagaatggtgagattcgaactcgcaacctctctcgcgcataccctactataccactacactactacaccaattatatttatattacgttttcattccccatgtattataacaaaccgagagtaatttgattatttaaggcactaaatgagttcatttgaatatgtgaccaactataaagttgcataattttttgagatctacaagttttgttttaatagtttctacattcaATCAACCGCGTGACACTTCTAGTGACTTCTAGTGATCTGACAGTATACAACTGGTACTTTGTAATAGACAACCTGATCGATTAGCCACCCCCACCTACCAGCCTAAAGCCTAGGCTCGACCACATACGTCTGCCGGTCGTGACCGTGCCATGTAGGAGATGGAGGGTGTTGAtcatttgttctcaaatgctgtgaattaagaataagacaacacaattgttaaatatTAGGGacattcgtcttccgaagcattatctcctcatagatataatgatcatcagatgaaggtcatgaaagacatacaTTCATCGTTTAATAGATGAACAAGAATGCAAAGAGACGAAAACAACAAGTGTATCTCATTGACTCATTCATATTTCCATTCCACAAAACATGTATGAGTATTGACAAGATTTACATTACAGTGATacattcggcttgctcgaagacgTTGATGCGAGAGagattacaaatcagcgtgaacagtacgatgttactgttcatctatttataggcacgggacacagcccgggtaaaagtacatttatgtccctggcaTTTACTTATGATCGTAATATAAGTCATTGAGGACTAAGTAGTCCTTTTCCCCTTCGGTCAGCATCATCATCATGCTTCATCGCCATTACAAGCCGAAGCTGTTAATCTAGCGAAGCTTCGGCGTTTATTCTTATCATCCTGAAATCATATATTCATCCTGTATGCCTTCATCATGAGGAAAAGACTTTCATCGTGAAGACAAAACTTCATGTAATAGCTTAtactgaaaacaaatggttaattatatttttgaggatcttcggaagaggaaggaccCCCAATAGAGGGCAACCGTCGGACAAACAGTGACGAGCCGAC
It contains:
- the LOC100216839 gene encoding Cyclin-dependent protein kinase inhibitor SMR1-like — translated: MSASPEFYKPAPPAFSPCSSPLLLPGAGAAVGAVAEESAAATVSQQEEEDYRCRTPTGGESQVRPPGTCPPAPRKPRAPAAPAPCRKRLFEVEVFSLRLEELERLFWRPRPAAPPPPPPSAQKKRRRVACPEPKKR